One Mycobacterium kubicae genomic window carries:
- a CDS encoding acyl-CoA carboxylase subunit beta: MTAVEPSRAHTTAEKLAELRARLELAKEPGGEKAAAKRDKKGIPSARARVHALVDPGSFFEIGALCKTPGDPNALYGDGVVTGHALIDGRPVGVFSHDQTVFQGSVGEMFGRKVARLMEWCAMVGCPIVGIQDSGGARIQDAVTSLAWYAELGQRHEALSGVVPQISLIFGKCAGGAVYSPIQDDLLVSVRDQGYFFVTGPDVIREVTGEEVTLDELGGSDAQARYGNIHHVVDSEAEAFQYVREFLSFLPSNCFSTPPVINPGLEPEVTPTDLELDSIVPDSDNAAYDMHEILLRIFDDGDFLEVAAQHGPSIITGYARVDGRPVGVIANQPMHMSGAIDNEASDKAARFIRFCDSFQIPLVFVVDTPGFLPGAEEEKRGIIKRGGRFLYSVVEADVPKVTITIRKSYGGAYAVMGSRQLTADFNYAWPTARIAVIGAEGAAQLLMKRFPDPTTPEAQQIKKDFIEGYNLNMAIPWTAAERGFIDAVIDPHQTRLLIRRSMHLLRDKQQWWRVGRKHGLIPV, from the coding sequence GTGACAGCCGTAGAGCCGTCTCGCGCCCACACGACAGCTGAGAAGCTGGCCGAGCTACGCGCTCGCTTGGAGCTGGCCAAGGAGCCGGGTGGCGAGAAGGCCGCCGCCAAACGCGACAAGAAGGGCATCCCGAGTGCCCGGGCCCGCGTGCATGCGCTGGTCGACCCGGGCAGCTTCTTCGAGATCGGTGCGCTGTGCAAGACCCCCGGTGACCCCAATGCGCTGTACGGCGACGGCGTGGTCACCGGACACGCGCTGATCGACGGCCGCCCGGTCGGGGTGTTCTCCCACGACCAGACGGTGTTCCAGGGTTCGGTCGGGGAGATGTTCGGCCGCAAGGTCGCCCGGCTGATGGAGTGGTGCGCGATGGTCGGCTGCCCGATCGTCGGTATCCAGGACTCCGGTGGGGCTCGCATCCAGGATGCGGTCACCTCGCTGGCGTGGTACGCCGAGCTGGGCCAACGTCATGAGGCGCTATCGGGAGTGGTGCCGCAGATCTCCCTGATCTTCGGCAAATGCGCTGGGGGCGCGGTCTATTCGCCGATCCAGGACGACTTGCTGGTTTCGGTGCGCGACCAGGGCTACTTCTTCGTCACCGGTCCCGACGTGATCCGCGAAGTCACCGGCGAAGAGGTCACCCTCGACGAACTCGGCGGCTCCGACGCCCAAGCCCGCTACGGCAACATCCACCACGTGGTGGACTCGGAAGCCGAGGCGTTCCAGTACGTGCGGGAATTCCTGTCGTTTCTGCCGTCCAACTGCTTCAGCACGCCGCCGGTCATCAATCCTGGGCTGGAACCGGAGGTCACCCCGACCGACCTGGAACTGGACTCGATCGTGCCGGACTCCGACAACGCGGCCTACGACATGCACGAGATCTTGCTGCGCATCTTCGACGACGGCGACTTCCTGGAAGTCGCCGCGCAGCACGGCCCGTCGATCATCACCGGGTATGCCCGGGTCGACGGGCGCCCGGTCGGCGTGATCGCCAACCAGCCGATGCACATGTCCGGGGCGATCGACAACGAGGCCTCCGACAAGGCCGCGCGGTTCATCAGGTTCTGCGATTCGTTCCAGATCCCGCTGGTGTTCGTGGTGGACACCCCCGGTTTCCTGCCCGGTGCCGAGGAGGAGAAGCGGGGCATCATCAAGCGCGGCGGCCGGTTCCTGTACTCCGTGGTCGAGGCCGACGTGCCGAAGGTGACGATCACCATCCGCAAGTCCTACGGCGGCGCGTACGCGGTGATGGGCTCGCGGCAGCTGACGGCCGACTTCAACTACGCCTGGCCCACCGCGCGCATCGCGGTGATCGGCGCCGAGGGAGCCGCGCAGTTGCTGATGAAGCGCTTCCCGGACCCCACCACGCCCGAGGCGCAGCAGATCAAGAAGGACTTCATCGAGGGCTACAACCTCAATATGGCGATCCCGTGGACCGCCGCCGAGCGCGGATTCATCGACGCGGTGATCGATCCGCACCAAACCCGGCTGCTCATCCGCCGGTCCATGCACCTGCTGCGAGACAAGCAGCAGTGGTGGCGGGTGGGCCGCAAGCACGGCCTGATCCCGGTCTAG
- a CDS encoding acyl-CoA dehydrogenase family protein, producing MGEYDPHYGFEAVDRLPFSTPEKAQRYRTENYQGATGLNWYRTDPTLQFIMSYYLPPDELAVAEPHLVRIGELMGGPVTRWAEETDRNPPYLERYDRWGHDVSRVVMPASFTQSKRAVLDAQQELREEAHRAGFRASLPLFASNYLLNQADIGLACALGTGGNMVRALVSAFAPTDVRDYVLAKLDSGEWEGEAAQLMTERTGGSDLGAIETTATPHGDAWLLNGFKWFASNCAGEAFIALAKPEGAPDSSRGVASFLVLRTRRDGSRNGVRIRRLKDKLGTRSVASGEIELVDAEAFLLSGAPQGEAGPSDGKGLGRMMELTNRLRLGIAAFALGNARRALVESLCYTRQRQAFGGALIDKPLVRRKLAELIVDVEATQAMVFDGIGFPNHRQPKAIRQRIAVPVTKLKVCRLGITAASDAIELHGGNGYIETWPVARLLRDAQVNTIWEGSDNILSLDVRRGIEQSRAHEPLLARMRDAVSVSHDDDTTGLVAGRIEDLDAAITAWSKLDGDIAEARLLPLAQFMGDVYAGALLTEQAAWERETRGTDRKALVARLYARRYLADPGPLRGIDADTDEALERFDELVAGALCLDEQTQNRANPS from the coding sequence ATGGGTGAGTACGACCCGCACTACGGGTTCGAGGCCGTCGACCGGCTACCGTTCTCGACTCCGGAGAAGGCACAGCGTTACCGCACGGAGAACTATCAGGGCGCCACCGGCCTCAACTGGTATCGCACCGATCCGACGCTGCAGTTCATCATGTCCTACTACCTGCCGCCCGACGAATTGGCCGTCGCCGAGCCACATCTGGTGCGTATCGGGGAACTGATGGGCGGCCCGGTCACCCGCTGGGCCGAGGAGACCGACCGCAACCCGCCGTACCTGGAGCGCTACGACCGGTGGGGCCACGATGTCAGCCGGGTGGTCATGCCGGCCTCGTTCACCCAATCCAAGCGCGCCGTGCTCGATGCGCAGCAGGAGCTGCGAGAGGAGGCGCATCGGGCCGGTTTTCGCGCGTCGCTGCCGCTGTTCGCGTCGAACTATCTGCTCAACCAGGCCGACATCGGGCTGGCGTGCGCACTGGGCACCGGCGGCAACATGGTCCGCGCGCTGGTCAGCGCCTTCGCCCCGACCGACGTGCGGGACTACGTGCTGGCCAAGCTCGACTCCGGCGAGTGGGAGGGCGAAGCGGCACAGCTGATGACCGAACGCACCGGCGGCTCGGACCTCGGCGCGATCGAAACCACCGCCACACCGCACGGCGATGCCTGGCTGCTCAACGGCTTCAAGTGGTTCGCCTCCAATTGCGCCGGCGAGGCGTTCATCGCCCTGGCCAAGCCCGAGGGGGCGCCCGACTCCAGCCGGGGCGTGGCCAGCTTCCTGGTGCTGCGCACGCGCCGCGACGGTTCCCGCAACGGTGTGCGGATCCGCCGGCTCAAGGACAAGCTCGGCACCCGCTCGGTGGCCTCCGGTGAGATCGAGCTGGTCGACGCCGAGGCGTTCCTGCTCTCCGGTGCACCCCAGGGTGAAGCCGGCCCGTCCGACGGCAAGGGCCTGGGCCGGATGATGGAGCTGACCAACCGGCTGCGGCTGGGTATTGCGGCCTTCGCGCTGGGCAATGCCCGCCGGGCGCTGGTCGAGTCGTTGTGCTATACCCGGCAACGCCAGGCCTTCGGCGGCGCGCTGATCGACAAGCCCCTGGTGCGGCGCAAGCTGGCCGAGCTGATCGTCGACGTCGAAGCCACCCAGGCGATGGTGTTCGACGGGATCGGCTTCCCGAACCACCGTCAGCCCAAAGCCATCCGGCAACGCATCGCCGTGCCGGTGACCAAGCTCAAGGTGTGCCGGCTGGGGATCACCGCGGCGTCGGACGCGATCGAGCTGCACGGCGGCAACGGTTACATCGAGACCTGGCCGGTTGCCCGGCTACTGCGCGACGCGCAGGTCAACACCATCTGGGAAGGCTCGGACAACATCTTGTCGCTGGACGTGCGCCGCGGTATCGAACAGTCCCGCGCCCACGAACCACTGCTGGCGCGGATGCGCGACGCGGTGTCGGTGTCCCACGACGACGACACCACCGGGCTGGTCGCCGGGCGCATCGAAGATCTCGACGCGGCGATCACCGCATGGTCGAAGCTGGACGGCGACATCGCCGAGGCGCGGTTGCTGCCGCTGGCCCAGTTCATGGGCGACGTCTATGCGGGCGCGCTGCTCACCGAGCAGGCGGCCTGGGAGCGGGAAACCCGCGGCACCGACCGTAAGGCGCTGGTCGCTCGCCTGTACGCGCGGCGCTACCTCGCCGACCCGGGGCCGTTGCGCGGCATCGACGCGGACACCGACGAGGCGTTGGAGCGCTTCGACGAGCTGGTCGCGGGCGCGCTGTGCCTCGACGAGCAGACGCAGAATCGCGCTAATCCGTCGTAA
- a CDS encoding SGNH/GDSL hydrolase family protein: MGSRRLVIASVLGVLGVACAPPGTSPERLHYVALGDSVAADPGVPDPGSPEGCHKSTNNYPSILARRLKVAAFVDATCSGATTDNILRAAQQTSTGPVDPQIESVTAATDLVTITIGANDIELVTELRQCEVKSPDPTPCKTQFVVGDVDRVAALTEAHAPSWATLIDRVRAKARKARVILVGYGILLRPGGCYPAQPVLPQDSDYLQTKLNDLDDRQRKLAADKGIEFFDTRPLHEGHDMCAAPADRYVEGYVTQDPAVPLHPTPLGAAAVGDALADYVSRHR; this comes from the coding sequence GTGGGCTCGAGGCGACTGGTCATCGCATCCGTGCTCGGGGTGCTGGGCGTGGCCTGCGCTCCGCCCGGCACCAGCCCCGAACGGCTCCACTACGTCGCTCTGGGCGACTCCGTCGCCGCAGACCCCGGCGTACCGGATCCGGGGTCACCGGAGGGCTGCCACAAGTCGACCAACAACTACCCCTCGATCCTGGCCCGCCGCCTGAAGGTCGCCGCCTTCGTCGACGCCACCTGCAGCGGCGCGACCACCGACAACATCTTGCGCGCCGCCCAGCAGACGTCGACCGGGCCGGTGGATCCGCAGATCGAATCCGTCACCGCCGCAACCGATCTGGTCACCATCACCATCGGCGCCAACGACATCGAGCTCGTCACCGAGCTGCGCCAGTGCGAGGTCAAGAGCCCCGACCCCACGCCGTGCAAGACGCAGTTCGTCGTCGGCGACGTCGATCGCGTCGCCGCCCTGACCGAAGCCCATGCGCCGAGTTGGGCCACGCTGATCGACCGGGTGCGGGCCAAAGCGCGCAAAGCGCGCGTCATCTTGGTCGGTTACGGCATTCTGCTGCGCCCGGGCGGGTGCTATCCCGCCCAACCGGTGTTGCCGCAGGATTCCGACTACTTGCAGACCAAGCTCAACGACCTCGACGACCGGCAGCGGAAACTGGCTGCCGACAAAGGAATTGAGTTCTTCGACACCAGGCCCCTGCATGAGGGCCACGACATGTGCGCCGCACCCGCCGACCGGTACGTCGAAGGCTATGTGACCCAGGATCCCGCCGTGCCCCTGCACCCGACGCCGCTGGGCGCCGCCGCGGTCGGCGACGCACTCGCCGACTACGTCAGCCGGCATAGGTAG